The Salinispora tropica CNB-440 genome has a window encoding:
- a CDS encoding diacylglycerol/lipid kinase family protein, whose product MRAVLVVNPKATTTSERSRDVLVRALRSEVDLSVRYTRRRGHATTLARQAAEEGVDLVVTLGGDGTVNEVVNGLMSALPTTEAAEGSPAEQLPALATVPGGSTNVFARALGLPREWPDGASMILEGLRLGRHRTIGLGRADDRYFTFCAGFGVDAAVIHRVEGSRRRGQVSTPSLYFRSTLAQYFLASDRRHPAIALQRPEQPTEEQLATVIVQNTAPWTYLGDREVNPNPEASFDLGLDAFALRQLRVTSTTRAITQFFGQQPGPHGKQVLRLHDLTEFTLVARRPQAFQLDGEYLGEREKVEFTATPAAVRVIC is encoded by the coding sequence ATGCGGGCCGTCCTGGTGGTCAACCCCAAGGCCACCACCACCAGCGAGCGCAGTCGAGATGTCCTGGTCCGGGCGCTACGCAGTGAAGTCGACCTGTCGGTGCGCTACACCCGACGCCGGGGGCACGCCACGACGTTGGCCCGCCAGGCGGCTGAGGAGGGCGTCGACCTGGTCGTCACGCTCGGTGGCGACGGCACGGTCAACGAGGTCGTCAACGGCCTGATGTCCGCGCTGCCGACGACGGAGGCGGCCGAGGGATCGCCGGCCGAGCAGTTGCCCGCCCTGGCAACCGTGCCGGGCGGTTCGACGAACGTCTTCGCCCGCGCTCTCGGCCTACCCCGGGAATGGCCGGACGGCGCCAGCATGATCTTGGAAGGGCTGCGGTTGGGCCGACACCGCACCATCGGCCTGGGCCGGGCAGATGATCGCTACTTCACCTTCTGCGCCGGTTTCGGAGTCGATGCCGCGGTGATCCACCGAGTGGAAGGGTCCCGCCGACGCGGACAGGTCTCCACGCCCAGCCTGTACTTCCGATCGACCCTCGCCCAGTACTTCCTCGCCTCGGATCGCCGGCACCCCGCAATCGCCCTCCAGCGGCCGGAGCAGCCCACCGAGGAGCAGCTCGCCACGGTGATCGTCCAGAACACCGCGCCCTGGACGTACCTCGGCGATCGGGAGGTGAACCCGAATCCGGAGGCATCGTTCGACCTCGGCCTAGACGCGTTCGCCCTACGGCAACTGCGGGTGACCAGCACAACACGGGCGATCACTCAATTCTTCGGTCAACAGCCGGGTCCGCACGGCAAACAGGTGCTCCGACTCCACGACCTGACCGAGTTCACCTTGGTCGCCCGCCGCCCGCAGGCGTTCCAGCTCGATGGCGAGTACCTGGGCGAGCGCGAGAAAGTCGAATTCACCGCCACGCCCGCGGCAGTGCGAGTAATCTGCTAG
- a CDS encoding WhiB family transcriptional regulator encodes MDWRHHAVCRDEDPELFFPIGTSGPALLQVEQAKAVCRRCPATDQCLQWALESGQDAGVWGGMSEEERRAVKRRGGLRVLRAHTA; translated from the coding sequence ATGGACTGGCGTCACCATGCTGTCTGCCGCGACGAGGACCCGGAACTGTTCTTCCCGATCGGGACGTCCGGTCCGGCCCTCCTGCAGGTGGAGCAGGCCAAAGCCGTCTGCCGGCGCTGCCCGGCGACGGACCAGTGCCTGCAGTGGGCCCTCGAGTCCGGCCAGGACGCAGGCGTCTGGGGCGGGATGAGCGAGGAGGAGCGGCGCGCCGTGAAGCGTCGCGGCGGCCTCCGGGTGCTGCGCGCTCACACCGCCTGA
- a CDS encoding phosphoadenylyl-sulfate reductase: MSGLVWAAGLGLVGAGEPAAAEPAAADANRQELRTLAEEAGRELEGAPALEVVRWAVERFGDRFCVTSSMADAVLVHLVSRVAPGVDVVFLDTGLHFPETLRVRDQVSRTMPVNVRSIRPRLTVGQQDGEYGPRLFHRSPDDCCQLRKVESLERALVGYDAWATGLRRDDSPSRANTPVVTFDTRRGKVKVNPIAAWTQADVETYISQWDVPVNELFGRAYSSVGCWPCTRRTRAGEDARAGRWAMFEKAECGLHG; the protein is encoded by the coding sequence GTGAGCGGTCTCGTCTGGGCGGCCGGTCTCGGCCTGGTCGGGGCCGGCGAACCGGCCGCTGCCGAACCGGCCGCTGCCGACGCGAATCGGCAGGAGCTGCGCACGCTGGCCGAGGAGGCTGGCCGGGAGCTGGAGGGCGCACCGGCGCTGGAGGTTGTTCGGTGGGCGGTTGAGAGGTTCGGAGATCGGTTCTGCGTCACTAGTTCGATGGCCGACGCGGTGCTCGTCCACCTGGTTTCCCGAGTCGCGCCCGGCGTTGACGTGGTCTTCCTGGACACCGGTCTGCACTTCCCGGAGACGCTCCGGGTTCGGGACCAGGTCTCCCGCACCATGCCGGTGAACGTCCGCTCGATCCGACCTCGGCTGACCGTCGGCCAGCAGGACGGCGAGTACGGACCGCGCTTGTTCCACCGCTCCCCGGATGACTGCTGCCAGCTGCGCAAGGTGGAGTCGCTGGAGCGGGCCCTGGTGGGGTATGACGCGTGGGCCACGGGGCTGCGCCGGGACGACTCGCCGTCCCGGGCGAACACCCCGGTGGTGACCTTCGACACGCGTCGGGGCAAGGTGAAGGTCAACCCGATCGCGGCGTGGACGCAGGCCGATGTGGAGACGTACATCTCTCAATGGGACGTACCGGTCAACGAACTGTTCGGCCGGGCCTACAGCTCGGTCGGCTGCTGGCCCTGCACCCGGCGGACGAGGGCTGGGGAGGACGCTCGGGCCGGCCGGTGGGCGATGTTCGAGAAGGCCGAGTGCGGCCTGCACGGCTGA
- a CDS encoding sirohydrochlorin chelatase — MRPARLSAPGGHGDPVLLVAHGSRDPRAAAATRALAAAVSAARPGRRVVPSWLDHTRPGPTEALQALAGAGFPRVVLVPLLLTAAYHRRVDIPAAVAGVRQMVPELAVRVTDVLGPAVRRVDPALLAGLRRRLAEAEPGGYDGLVLAAAGTRDPVARASVGRVAASLRAALGVPTRVSYASAAPPAAGVAVNRLRARGARRVAVAAYFLAPGLFHDAVTVSARQAGAVAVAAPLADAPELVDLVLRRVDAAFG; from the coding sequence GTGCGGCCTGCACGGCTGAGTGCGCCCGGGGGCCATGGGGACCCGGTGCTCCTGGTCGCGCACGGCAGTCGGGACCCACGGGCCGCCGCAGCGACGCGGGCGCTGGCCGCGGCGGTGTCCGCCGCTCGGCCTGGCCGTCGGGTGGTGCCGAGCTGGCTGGACCACACCCGCCCCGGGCCTACGGAGGCGTTGCAGGCCTTGGCCGGCGCGGGCTTCCCCCGGGTGGTGCTGGTGCCGCTGCTGCTGACCGCCGCGTATCACCGGCGAGTGGACATTCCAGCGGCCGTCGCAGGGGTCCGCCAGATGGTTCCCGAGCTGGCGGTACGGGTGACCGATGTGCTTGGTCCCGCTGTCCGGAGGGTCGATCCGGCGTTGTTGGCCGGGCTGCGCCGCCGTCTGGCCGAGGCGGAGCCCGGCGGCTACGACGGGCTGGTGCTGGCCGCCGCGGGTACCCGGGATCCGGTCGCCCGCGCCTCGGTGGGGCGGGTGGCGGCATCGCTGCGGGCGGCCCTGGGCGTTCCGACTCGGGTCTCCTACGCCTCGGCTGCCCCGCCCGCCGCTGGTGTGGCGGTGAACCGCCTGCGAGCTCGGGGCGCGCGACGGGTGGCTGTGGCCGCGTACTTCCTGGCACCCGGGCTGTTCCACGACGCGGTGACCGTCTCTGCCCGCCAGGCCGGTGCGGTGGCGGTGGCGGCCCCGCTCGCGGACGCTCCCGAACTGGTCGACCTGGTCCTTCGCCGGGTTGACGCGGCGTTCGGTTAG